In Sphingobacterium sp. R2, the genomic stretch TCGTCCAAGAGTTCGTGGTGTTGCGATGAACCCAGTAGATCACCCTATGGGTGGTGGTGAAGGCCGTACTTCAGGAGGTCACCCACGCTCACGTACAGGTGTATTAGCTAAAGGCTTCAAAACACGTTACAAGAAGAAAACATCGAATCGTTACATCATTGAGAGAAGGAAAAAATAATGGCTCGTTCAATTAAAAAAGGTCCTTATATCGATCACAACTTAGAAAGAAAAGTTCTTTCTATGAATGAAACTAACAAAAAGTCAGTTATCAAAACATGGTCTCGTAGATCAATGATTTCCCCTGATTTTGTTGGCCATACCTTCGCAGTGCACAACGGGAATAAATTTATCCCTGTTTATGTAACAGAGAATATGGTAGGTCACAAGCTTGGTGAATTCGCTCCTACGCGTACATTCAGAGGCCACGCAGAAAAGAAAAAATAATAGGTAATGGAAGCAACAAAAAAACTTAAAAAGTCTGTCTTAATTAGACAACGCAAAGAGCAAGAGAAAGCTCAACAAGGAGGAGCTTCGGATGCCAAATTATTGAACTGCCCGACTTCGCCTCGTAAGATGCGCTTAGTGGTAGATCTAATTCGTGGTCAACGTGTTGAAAATGCATTATACATTTTAAAACACTCAAGTAAAGAAGCTGCTGCTCGTGTAGAAAAATTATTATTATCTGCAATCAAAAACTGGGAAGCCAAAAACGAAGGTAAATCAGTGGAAGAAAGCGAACTAATTGTAAAAGAAGTATCAGTAGGTGGTGGTCGTCAATTGAAAAGATTACGTCCGGCTCCTCAAGGTCGCGGATACAGAGTTCGTAAACGTTCAAATCACGTTACGTTGGTAGTTGATAGCAAATTAAACGTTGAACAAAACTAATTTATTGAGAAATGGGACAAAAAGCAAATCCAATAGGTAGCAGATTAGGAATCATCAAAGGTTGGGATTCTAACTGGTTCGGAGGTAAAAACTATTCCGATAAATTAGTTGAAGACGAAAAAATCAGAAAATATCTTTCTGTTCGTATCGCAAAAGGTGGTGTAGCTAAAGTTGTTATCGAAAGAACGTTAAAACGTATCACTGTTACAATTCACACTGCTCGTCCAGGTATCGTTATCGGAAAAGGTGGTCAAGAAGTTGACAAGATCAAAGAAGAGTTGAAGAAACTGACTAAAAAGGATGTTCAAATCAATATTTTCGAGATCAAACGCCCTGAGTTAGATGCGAAATTAGTAGCAGAAGGTGTCGCTAAACAATTAGAGGCACGTATTTCATTCCGTCGTGCAATGAAAACTTCAATTGCTTCTACCATGCGTATGGGTGCAGAAGGTATCAAAATCATGTGTTCTGGTCGTTTGGGTGGTGCTGAAATGGCGCGTACTGAACAATACAAAGAAGGAAGAACTCCTTTGCACACATTGCGTGCTGATATCGACTACGCTTTAGCTGAAGCATTGACTACATACGGTAAAATTGGTATCAAAGTTTGGATATGTAAAGGTGAAGTTTACGGTAAACGTGACTTATCTCCAAACATTGGTCAAGCATCTGGTGTAAAATCACGTGGCAACCACGAAGGTGGTGGCGAACGTCGTGACAACCGTAATAACAAAGGTGGTCGCGGTGGAAATAACCGTGGTGGAAACAACCGTGGTGGAAGCAACCGTGGTCCGAAAAAAGATTAATAGTTTTATTTAGATTACAACAAAAACCTGCTGAAGAAGCAGATTTAAAAAGTATACGAACATGTTACAGCCAAAAAGAACGAAGTTCAGAAAGATGCAGAAAGGCCGCATGAAAGGTAACGCTTCTCGTGGAGCGGAGTTAGCTTTCGGTTCTTTCGGTATCAAAACAATGGAGCAAGCATGGATCACTAGTCGTCAAATCGAGGCAGCTCGTATTGCGGTTACACGTTATATGAAACGTGAAGGTCAAGTTTGGATTCGTATTTTCCCTGACAAACCGGTTACGAAAAAACCTGCAGAGGTACGTATGGGTAAAGGTAAGGGTGCTCCAGAATACTGGGTAGCAGTAGTACGCCCAGGCCGTATGTTATTTGAAGCAGAAGGTGTGCCTTTGGAAATTGCCAAAGAAGCTTTACGCCTTGCCGCTCAAAAACTTCCGGTTCAAACTAAGTTTGTGATTCGTAGAGACTACGTTGAAGCATAAAATCTTGGTAATGTCATCATTTAAGCGTTAGGGCCGTTACCCCTAACGCTATATATAAACCGATGATAACCCAAATAACAACTGAAAAAACATGAAAAATTCAGAAATTTTAGAATTATCTAATGAGGACTTAAAAGCTCGTCTTGTAGAAGAGAAAACAGCCCTTACAAAATTGAAATTTGCACATGCTGTTTCAGCTATTGAGAACCCTAACGTGATCAAAGCAGCACGCAGAACTATTGCTCGTATCAGTACAGAGATCAGTGCACGCAACGCTGCAGCTAAAAATGAAACAGCCTCTGAGGCATAAATTTAAAGTCGAAATGGAAAGAAATTTAAGAAAAACAAGAATCGGCTTAGTAGTTAGCAACAAGATGGACAAATCTATCGTGGTATCTGTAGAGCGTAAAGTGAAACACCCGATTTATGGTAAGTTCGTTAAAAAAACTACTAAATTTAAAGCTCATGACGAAACTAATACCTGCGGTATCGGCGATACGGTATTAATTATGGAAACTCGTCCGCTGAGTAAAACAAAAAACTGGAGATTAGTTGAAATTATAGAAAGAGCTAAATAACATGGTACAACAAGAATCAAGACTTAATGTAGCTGACAATAGCGGTGCTAAACAAGTTTTAGTAATCCGTGTATTGGGCGGTACGCGCAAGCGTTATGCATCAATCGGAGATAAGATTGTTGTATCGGTGAAAAGCGCTATGCCTTCAGGAAACGTGAAAAAAGGTTCCGTTTCTAAAGCAGTAGTCGTTAGAACGAAAAAGGAAATCCGTCGTAAAGATGGTTCATATATCCGTTTCGATGACAACGCCGCTGTATTATTAAATAATAATGATGAACCACGTGGTACACGTATCTTTGGCCCTGTGGCTAGAGAGTTGCGTGAGAAACAGTTCATGAAAATTGTATCATTAGCACCGGAGGTTTTATAATTATGGCACAGAAAACAAAAACAACTACGCACAAAATCAAAATTAAAAAAGGTGATTTAGTGAAAGTTATCGCTGGTAACTCTAAAGGTGTTCAAGGAAAAGTATTAACTGTTTTAGTGGATAAAAATAGAGCTATCGTTGAGGGCGCTAACATCGTAAAAAAACACACTAAACCAAGTGCAGCTAATCCTAATGGTGGTATCATTGAGAAAGAAGCTGGTATTCACATCTCTAATTTAGCTGTTATCGATCCTAAAACAGGTGCAACTACACGTGTAGGTCGTAAGTTAAATGCAGATGGTAAATTAGTTCGTTACGCTAAAAAATCAGGGGAGGAAATTAAATAATGACTTACGTACCAAGATTAAAAGTGAAATATGCGGAGGAAATCCGTAAAGCACTTCAAGAAAAATTTCAGTATAAAAGTATTATGCAGGTTCCTAAACTTGAGAAAATCGTTGTTTCACAAGGCGTAGGAGCTGCAACAGCTGACAAAAAATTAATCGATAACGCTATCGCTGAGTTGACTTTAATTACAGGTCAACAAGCTGTGGCTACAAAATCGAAAAAAGATATTTCAAACTTTAAATTACGTAAAGGTATGCCTGTAGGGGCACGTGTTACTTTACGTGACAACAATATGTTTGAATTCTTGGATCGTTTGGTAGCCGTATCGCTTCCACGTATTCGTGACTTCCGCGGTATCAACGATAAAGGCTTTGACGGACGTGGTAACTACAACTTAGGTATCACTGAACAGATCATTTTCCCTGAGATCAACATTGACAAAATCAATAAGATCCAAGGTATGGACATCACTTTCGTGACTTCTGCTCAAAATGATGTTGAGGCTTTAGAATTGTTGAAACAATTCGGTTTACCATTTAAAAATCAAAATACTAATAACAATGGCTAAAGAAGGATTAAAAGCACGCGAAGTAAAACGCGCTAAATTGGTAGCTAAATATGCAGCAAAACGTGCAGAATTAAAAGCTGCTGGCGATTACGTTGCATTAGATAAATTACCTAAAAATGCTTCTCCAGTACGTTTACACAATCGTTGTAAATTGACTGGCCGTCCTAAAGGATATATGCGTCAATTCGGTATCTCTCGTGTAACATTCCGTGAGATGGCTTTGGATGGCAAAATCCCAGGGGTGAAAAAAGCTTCTTGGTAATTTAAAAAAAATACTTAATTTTGCCCGGGCAATTCAATTTAGGATTGCCGGGTTTTTTGCATTTTAAAATCGTTTAACAGATAGAAGGTCCCATACCAACGGTTGGGAGGGAAACCGCTGTCACAAATTTTCATATATAATGACTACAGATCCAATTGCGGATTACCTTACACGAGTAAGGAATGCCATCAAGGCCAACCACAGGGTTGTTGAAATTCCTGCATCGAACCTAAAAAAAGAAATCACAAAAGTTCTTTTTGATAAAGGTTACATTGCTAATTACAAATTCGATGAGAATGGCGTACAGGGTACGATCAAAATCGCATTGAAATATAACCCAATTAGCAAAATTCCGGCTATTCGTACGTTGACACGTGTGAGTAAACCTGGTTTAAGAAAGTATGCAAGCGTTGATACTATGCCCCGTGTTTTGAATGGTTTAGGTATTGCTATCTTGTCAACATCTAAAGGTGTAATGACAGATAAAGAAGCTAGACTTCAAAATGTTGGTGGTGAAGTTTTATGTTACGTTTATTAATCTAGGTAAAAGCACAAAGAAATGTCAAGAATTGGAAAAGCGCCTATCGCTATCCCTGCTGGGGTAACTGTTACTATTTCGGACAAAAACTTAGTTTCAGTAAAAGGTCCTAAAGGCGAATTAACACAACAAGTTGACCGTGACATCACGATTGCTCAAGAAGAAGGCAATATCGTTGTAACACGTCCAACTGATCAAAAGAAACACAAAGCATTACACGGTCTATACCGTTCCCTGTTGGCTAACATGGTTCACGGTGTGACTGAAGGTTACAAAACTACGCAAGAGTTAGTCGGTGTAGGTTACCGTGCTTCAAGTACTGGTAATGTATTAGAGTTAACTTTAGGTTTCTCTCACCAGATTGTTTTTGTATTGCCAAAAGAGGTTAAAGTATCAACTACTGCTGATAAAGGTAAAAACCCTACAATCACTTTAGAGTGCGCCGATAAACAATTGATCGGACAAGTAGCGGCAAAAATCCGTGGCTTCCGTAAACCAGAACCTTACAAAGGAAAAGGTGTGAAGTTTGCAGGTGAAGTATTGAGAAGAAAAGCAGGTAAATCAGCTAAAAAATAATAATCATGGCAGGACAAAAAGCATCTCGTAGAGAGAGAATCAAAAAAGGAATCAGAAAAAACCTTGCTGGAACGTCTGAACGTCCACGTTTATCGGTTTTTAGAAGTAACAAAGGTATCTATGCACAGATCATTGATGACAATGCAGGTAAAACATTAGTTGCTGCATCTAGCTTATCAAAAGAGTTTGCTGCATCGGGTAACAAAGTGGAACAGTCTAAAGCTGTCGGTAAATTGGTTGCTGAAAAAGCAGTAGCAGCAGGTATTAATAAAGTAGTTTTTGACCGTAATGGGTACTTATACCATGGCCGTATCAAATCTTTGGCTGAAGGTGCTCGCGAAGGCGGTTTAGACTTTTAATCATAGAAAAAATGGCATTAAGCAATATAAAAAGAGTAAAATCAAGCGAAATTGAATTAAAAGATCGCTTAGTAAGTATCCAACGTGTAGCAAAAGTTACTAAAGGTGGTCGTACTTTCAGCTTCTCTGCAATTGTTGTAGTAGGTGATGAAAACGGCATTGTTGGTTATGGTTTAGGTAAAGCTAAAGAAGTAACTGAAGCAATCACCAAAGGTATCGATGACGCAAAGAAAAACTTGGTAAAAGTTCCTATTATCAAAGGTACTGTTCCTCACGCACAATATGGTAAATATTCTGGTGGTTCAGTGTTGATCAAACCAGCAGTAGGTGGTACAGGAGTTTTAGCTGGTGGTGCAATGCGTGCAGTATTGGAGTCTGCTGGTATCAAAGATGTATTGGCTAAATCATTAGGTTCTTCTAACCCACACAACGTGGTAAAAGCAACTGTAGCAGCTTTATCAGATATGCGTGATGCATATACAGTAGCACAACACCGCGGTGTCGATTTGAACAAAGTATTTAACGGTTAATTATCATGGCAAAAATCAAAATCACCCAGATAAAGAGCGTTATCGACAGAAGCGAGCGCCAAAAGAAAACTATTGAGGCATTGGGTTTGAAAAGAATCAACCACTCAGTAGAAGTTGAAGCTACTCCATCAATTATTGGAATGGTACGTAAAGTAAACCATTTAGTAGCTATCGAAACTATTTAATATTAGCATATGGAAGAGGTCGTTGGACTTCTTCCATTACTTGTTATTAATAATCATTATTTTTTAATCGCTAGTACCTGTTTAGTGAGAGCGAAGGGCTAGCACAATTTAGTTTAAAAATGAACTTAAGTAATTTAAAACCTGCAAAAGGTGCAGTAAAAAGTAGCAAACGTATTGGCCGTGGTACTGGTTCTGGTCGTGGTGGTACTTCAACGCGTGGTCACAAAGGTGCTGGTTCTCGTTCAGGTCACTCTACGAAAATCGGTTTCGAAGGTGGTCAAATGCCTTTGCAACGTCGTGTGCCTAAATTTGGTTTCAAAAACATCAACCGCGTAGAGTATAATGGCGTAAACTTGGATACTTTGCAAACGTTGATCGAGAAATACAATCTAACAGCTGTAGATTTCGATACGTTGAAAACTCATGGTTTAGTGTCTAAAAATGACAAAGTTAAAATCTTGGGTCGCGGTGAGTTGAAAGCTAAAGTTGAAGTAACTGCGCACGCGTTTACTGCTTCTGCTCAAAAAGCTATTGAAGCTGCAGGCGGTTCTATCGTTAAAATTTAATAAATGAAGAAACTAATCACAACCTTAACCAATATTTGGAAAATCGATGATTTACGTACGCGTATTTTAAATACCTTACTTTTTCTTTTGATTTACCGTATTGGATGTCACGTGGTATTACCAGGTGTAAATCCTCATGCGCTGGCTTCTGGTCAGAAAGAGGGTTTATTAGGCTTACTGGATATGTTTGCGGGTGGGTCATTCTCCCGTTCAGCTATCTTTGCTTTAGGGGTAATGCCATATATTTCGGCATCCATTGTTGTTCAATTGCTGGGCATCGCGGTTCCTTACTTCCAAAAGATGCAGAAAGAAGGGGAAAGTGGTCGTCAAAAAATGAACCAAATTACTCGCTATTTAACTTTAGGGATTACTTTGCTTCAAGCTTTTGCCTATGTGCGTACTCAGATCGAGCCAAGTGCTAAGACAATTGCAGATCCATTGTTCACTATTCTGACTGCAATAGTTTTGACAGGCGGTACTTTATTTGTGATGTGGTTAGGGGAAAAAATTACAGATAAAGGTATCGGTAATGGTATTTCTTTGATCATCATGACTG encodes the following:
- the rplV gene encoding 50S ribosomal protein L22; translation: MEATKKLKKSVLIRQRKEQEKAQQGGASDAKLLNCPTSPRKMRLVVDLIRGQRVENALYILKHSSKEAAARVEKLLLSAIKNWEAKNEGKSVEESELIVKEVSVGGGRQLKRLRPAPQGRGYRVRKRSNHVTLVVDSKLNVEQN
- the rpmC gene encoding 50S ribosomal protein L29 — encoded protein: MKNSEILELSNEDLKARLVEEKTALTKLKFAHAVSAIENPNVIKAARRTIARISTEISARNAAAKNETASEA
- the rpsH gene encoding 30S ribosomal protein S8, whose product is MMTTDPIADYLTRVRNAIKANHRVVEIPASNLKKEITKVLFDKGYIANYKFDENGVQGTIKIALKYNPISKIPAIRTLTRVSKPGLRKYASVDTMPRVLNGLGIAILSTSKGVMTDKEARLQNVGGEVLCYVY
- the rplP gene encoding 50S ribosomal protein L16 encodes the protein MLQPKRTKFRKMQKGRMKGNASRGAELAFGSFGIKTMEQAWITSRQIEAARIAVTRYMKREGQVWIRIFPDKPVTKKPAEVRMGKGKGAPEYWVAVVRPGRMLFEAEGVPLEIAKEALRLAAQKLPVQTKFVIRRDYVEA
- the rplN gene encoding 50S ribosomal protein L14, which encodes MVQQESRLNVADNSGAKQVLVIRVLGGTRKRYASIGDKIVVSVKSAMPSGNVKKGSVSKAVVVRTKKEIRRKDGSYIRFDDNAAVLLNNNDEPRGTRIFGPVARELREKQFMKIVSLAPEVL
- the rpsE gene encoding 30S ribosomal protein S5, with product MALSNIKRVKSSEIELKDRLVSIQRVAKVTKGGRTFSFSAIVVVGDENGIVGYGLGKAKEVTEAITKGIDDAKKNLVKVPIIKGTVPHAQYGKYSGGSVLIKPAVGGTGVLAGGAMRAVLESAGIKDVLAKSLGSSNPHNVVKATVAALSDMRDAYTVAQHRGVDLNKVFNG
- the rplR gene encoding 50S ribosomal protein L18 → MAGQKASRRERIKKGIRKNLAGTSERPRLSVFRSNKGIYAQIIDDNAGKTLVAASSLSKEFAASGNKVEQSKAVGKLVAEKAVAAGINKVVFDRNGYLYHGRIKSLAEGAREGGLDF
- the rpsQ gene encoding 30S ribosomal protein S17; the encoded protein is MERNLRKTRIGLVVSNKMDKSIVVSVERKVKHPIYGKFVKKTTKFKAHDETNTCGIGDTVLIMETRPLSKTKNWRLVEIIERAK
- the rplX gene encoding 50S ribosomal protein L24, translating into MKIKKGDLVKVIAGNSKGVQGKVLTVLVDKNRAIVEGANIVKKHTKPSAANPNGGIIEKEAGIHISNLAVIDPKTGATTRVGRKLNADGKLVRYAKKSGEEIK
- the rpsC gene encoding 30S ribosomal protein S3, which produces MGQKANPIGSRLGIIKGWDSNWFGGKNYSDKLVEDEKIRKYLSVRIAKGGVAKVVIERTLKRITVTIHTARPGIVIGKGGQEVDKIKEELKKLTKKDVQINIFEIKRPELDAKLVAEGVAKQLEARISFRRAMKTSIASTMRMGAEGIKIMCSGRLGGAEMARTEQYKEGRTPLHTLRADIDYALAEALTTYGKIGIKVWICKGEVYGKRDLSPNIGQASGVKSRGNHEGGGERRDNRNNKGGRGGNNRGGNNRGGSNRGPKKD
- the rpsN gene encoding 30S ribosomal protein S14; the protein is MAKEGLKAREVKRAKLVAKYAAKRAELKAAGDYVALDKLPKNASPVRLHNRCKLTGRPKGYMRQFGISRVTFREMALDGKIPGVKKASW
- the rpmD gene encoding 50S ribosomal protein L30 yields the protein MAKIKITQIKSVIDRSERQKKTIEALGLKRINHSVEVEATPSIIGMVRKVNHLVAIETI
- the rplO gene encoding 50S ribosomal protein L15 codes for the protein MNLSNLKPAKGAVKSSKRIGRGTGSGRGGTSTRGHKGAGSRSGHSTKIGFEGGQMPLQRRVPKFGFKNINRVEYNGVNLDTLQTLIEKYNLTAVDFDTLKTHGLVSKNDKVKILGRGELKAKVEVTAHAFTASAQKAIEAAGGSIVKI
- the rpsS gene encoding 30S ribosomal protein S19 translates to MARSIKKGPYIDHNLERKVLSMNETNKKSVIKTWSRRSMISPDFVGHTFAVHNGNKFIPVYVTENMVGHKLGEFAPTRTFRGHAEKKK
- the rplE gene encoding 50S ribosomal protein L5, which translates into the protein MTYVPRLKVKYAEEIRKALQEKFQYKSIMQVPKLEKIVVSQGVGAATADKKLIDNAIAELTLITGQQAVATKSKKDISNFKLRKGMPVGARVTLRDNNMFEFLDRLVAVSLPRIRDFRGINDKGFDGRGNYNLGITEQIIFPEINIDKINKIQGMDITFVTSAQNDVEALELLKQFGLPFKNQNTNNNG
- the rplF gene encoding 50S ribosomal protein L6, with protein sequence MSRIGKAPIAIPAGVTVTISDKNLVSVKGPKGELTQQVDRDITIAQEEGNIVVTRPTDQKKHKALHGLYRSLLANMVHGVTEGYKTTQELVGVGYRASSTGNVLELTLGFSHQIVFVLPKEVKVSTTADKGKNPTITLECADKQLIGQVAAKIRGFRKPEPYKGKGVKFAGEVLRRKAGKSAKK